GTCAGCGAATATGCCAGAACTCCGGCAGGCGCGGTAAAACCGAAAATGTTGATGATTTTTGAAGATACAAAGGCTGCAACGACAAGTGAACCTATAAAAAGGCTCGTGAGAAGAGTGAACGCTTTGCGTTCAAAAGGTGAAGAGAACATATAATCCCTTGTGTTGAATGTTGATGTCTTGGGACTGCCGCTCCATCCGGCTCAGGCAAAAGGGAGAAAGTCCTGAACCTCGATGGTGGAGCCCCGGGGTTGAATACATACGAAGCTGAGGGTATAGAACCCTGCTTCTTTTGAAAGACCGAATGCCAGTATAATGCAGGTAAGTCAAAATTAATATAACGCAGTCAGGAGTAAAAATGGATACTACCAGAAGTCAGGATAAAACAGGCGGATTGAAATCACTTGGTAAGGCAGGATCAACCGAATATAATTACAGCAGCCCTTCGGCTGATATTTTAGAAACATTTCCCAATAATTTCCCGGGAAGGCCTTATATAATAAGCATTGAATTCCCGGAATATACTTCGCTTTGTCCTGTTACAGGTCAGCCTGATTTTGCTACTATAGTAATCGAGTATATCCCTGACCGGCTTTGTGTAGAGTCTAAAAGTTTT
Above is a window of Maridesulfovibrio bastinii DSM 16055 DNA encoding:
- the queF gene encoding preQ(1) synthase; its protein translation is MDTTRSQDKTGGLKSLGKAGSTEYNYSSPSADILETFPNNFPGRPYIISIEFPEYTSLCPVTGQPDFATIVIEYIPDRLCVESKSFKLYMGAYRNHQSFMETITNNMLEDFVSKLSPLWIRVKGLFVPRGGTKLHVFAEEYKEDSEHYEKVREVVREWKSESGRHES